One Acidimicrobiales bacterium DNA segment encodes these proteins:
- a CDS encoding alpha-glucosidase/alpha-galactosidase: MTKICFVGAGSTVFAKNLLGDILAFPELAGSSISLHDIDAERLATSTLVANRIAATLDVTPTIEASTDRRRALEGADYVITMFQVGGYEPATVTDFEIPKRYGLRQTIADTLGIGGIMRGLRTIPVLIDMCHDMEEVCGDATLLNYVNPMAMLCWAVDRATSIDTVGLCHSVQGTATQLAEDLGIPAEEIRYRCAGINHMAFYLEFERETAEGRVDLYPQLAERARGEVPKRHGYLSEAVRYEMFRRLGYFVTESSEHFAEYVPWFIKDGRDDLIDRFGIPLDEYPRRCEFQIAGWDDQRRRLEDPDAPFRVRRSPEYGSEIIHSMETGTPRVIYGNVSNRGLISNLPTGCCVEVPCLVDANGVQPTVIGELPPHLAALMQTNINVQSLTVEAVLEGRRDHVLHASMLDPHTAAELDLDQIESLVTDLIDAHGDLIPANLRSR; this comes from the coding sequence ATGACCAAGATCTGTTTCGTCGGTGCGGGCAGCACCGTGTTCGCCAAGAACCTCCTCGGCGACATCTTGGCGTTTCCCGAGCTCGCCGGTTCGTCGATCTCCCTGCACGACATCGATGCCGAGCGGCTGGCGACGTCGACGCTGGTCGCCAACCGGATCGCCGCGACGCTCGACGTGACGCCGACCATCGAGGCGTCGACCGATCGACGTCGAGCGCTCGAGGGTGCCGACTACGTCATCACGATGTTCCAGGTCGGGGGCTACGAACCGGCCACGGTCACCGACTTCGAGATCCCCAAGCGGTACGGCTTGCGCCAGACCATCGCCGACACGCTGGGCATCGGCGGGATCATGCGGGGCCTGCGCACCATTCCCGTACTGATCGACATGTGTCATGACATGGAAGAGGTCTGTGGCGACGCCACCCTGCTCAACTACGTCAACCCGATGGCGATGCTCTGCTGGGCGGTCGACCGGGCGACATCGATCGACACCGTGGGTCTCTGCCACAGCGTGCAGGGGACCGCGACACAGCTGGCCGAGGACCTCGGCATTCCCGCCGAAGAGATCCGCTACCGGTGCGCCGGCATCAACCACATGGCCTTCTACCTCGAGTTCGAACGCGAGACCGCCGAAGGTCGGGTCGACCTCTATCCCCAGCTCGCCGAGCGAGCCCGGGGCGAGGTGCCGAAGCGCCACGGTTACCTGTCCGAGGCGGTCCGCTACGAGATGTTCCGGCGGCTCGGCTACTTCGTCACCGAGTCGAGCGAGCACTTCGCCGAATACGTGCCGTGGTTCATCAAGGACGGACGCGACGACCTCATCGACCGGTTCGGCATCCCGCTCGACGAATACCCGCGGCGCTGCGAGTTCCAGATCGCCGGGTGGGACGACCAGCGTCGCCGGCTCGAGGACCCCGATGCCCCGTTCCGGGTGCGCCGCAGCCCCGAGTACGGCTCCGAGATCATCCACAGCATGGAGACGGGCACGCCGCGTGTGATCTACGGCAACGTCTCGAACCGCGGCCTCATCTCGAACCTCCCCACGGGCTGCTGTGTCGAGGTCCCCTGCCTCGTCGACGCCAACGGCGTGCAGCCGACGGTGATCGGCGAGCTTCCACCGCACCTCGCCGCGTTGATGCAGACGAACATCAATGTCCAGTCGCTCACCGTCGAAGCCGTGCTGGAGGGCCGCCGGGACCATGTGCTCCATGCCTCCATGCTCGACCCCCACACTGCCGCCGAGCTCGACCTCGACCAGATCGAGTCGCTCGTGACCGACCTCATCGACGCCCACGGCGACCTCATCCCGGCCAACCTCCGGAGCAGATGA
- a CDS encoding gamma-glutamylcyclotransferase family protein: MPRHPPDGAGAAAAHEPGRRDQAPPGRLHSEPSPPLSIEHLATYGTLMPGGQNHWVVRNIDGEWRGGRVVGWTYPIGFGPAEGHPGITLDPAGSSIPVAVLTSDRLDEHWRDIDDFEGPGYRRIQCDVTLDSGDHIRAWIYETDPEAE, encoded by the coding sequence CTGCCCCGACATCCACCGGACGGGGCCGGCGCAGCGGCTGCGCATGAACCTGGTCGACGGGATCAAGCACCTCCCGGTCGCCTTCACTCCGAGCCCAGCCCTCCTCTGAGCATCGAACATCTCGCCACCTACGGCACACTGATGCCGGGCGGACAAAACCACTGGGTCGTCCGCAACATCGACGGCGAATGGCGTGGCGGACGCGTCGTCGGCTGGACCTATCCGATCGGTTTCGGGCCGGCCGAGGGTCACCCGGGCATCACCCTCGACCCGGCCGGGAGCAGCATCCCGGTGGCCGTGCTCACGTCGGACCGACTCGACGAACACTGGCGCGACATCGACGACTTCGAGGGCCCGGGCTACCGCCGGATCCAGTGCGACGTGACCCTCGACTCCGGCGACCACATCCGCGCCTGGATCTACGAGACCGACCCCGAAGCCGAATAG
- a CDS encoding acyl-CoA synthetase — MANTDVTGFWKIAEADPDHLALVDPDYNEMTYGELYELTNKIVHGLRALGLQKGDQVTTVLPNSFEQIAVCLAAYQGGFYLTTVNWHLVGPEISYIVNDSETKALIVSERFADEAVRVLEDCVTPETNRFSVGAVPGFRPFDELIEGQPATRPDDLSTGSYMFYTSGTTGRPKGVRRGLVEGHPDETAAGAGGLFMLFGTMPHDDNVQITQAPTYHTAVNNWTTMALHMGHTVVLMDKWTPEGLLERVERYKVTHSHMVPTMFNRLLQLPDDVREKYDISSLRSMVHAAAPCPVETKRRMIEWWGDTIWEYYAATEGGGTYVGAAEWMTKPGTVGKPWPGAEIIVVDEDGNDLPPYESGTVYMKMPGNAFEYKGDKEKTEKSRLRGFFTVGDIGYLDDDGWLFLNDRANDMIIAGGVNIYPAEIEGALVQHEAVGDVAVFGIPNDDTGEEIKAVIELRPGWEPNDETTAAIMDWLRGQIAKQKLPRSIDYTTEMPRDPNGKLYKRRLKDPYWEGREGNII; from the coding sequence ATGGCCAACACTGATGTCACCGGTTTCTGGAAGATCGCGGAAGCCGATCCCGACCATCTCGCGCTCGTCGACCCCGACTACAACGAGATGACCTACGGCGAGTTGTACGAGCTCACCAACAAGATCGTCCACGGTCTGCGGGCCCTCGGCCTCCAGAAGGGCGATCAGGTCACCACGGTGCTGCCGAACTCCTTCGAGCAGATCGCCGTCTGCCTCGCCGCCTACCAGGGCGGGTTCTACCTCACGACGGTGAACTGGCACCTGGTCGGTCCGGAGATCTCCTACATCGTCAACGACTCCGAGACGAAGGCGCTGATCGTGTCGGAGCGCTTCGCCGACGAGGCCGTCCGGGTCCTCGAGGACTGTGTGACGCCGGAGACGAATCGCTTCTCGGTGGGCGCAGTCCCGGGCTTTCGCCCGTTCGACGAACTGATCGAGGGTCAGCCCGCGACCAGGCCCGACGACCTCTCGACCGGCTCCTACATGTTCTACACATCGGGCACGACCGGTCGTCCCAAGGGCGTGCGCCGGGGTCTCGTCGAGGGTCACCCCGACGAGACGGCGGCCGGCGCCGGCGGACTGTTCATGTTGTTCGGCACGATGCCCCACGACGACAACGTGCAGATCACCCAGGCGCCGACCTACCACACGGCGGTCAACAACTGGACCACGATGGCGCTGCACATGGGGCACACGGTGGTCTTGATGGACAAGTGGACGCCGGAGGGACTCCTCGAACGCGTCGAGCGCTACAAGGTGACCCATTCACACATGGTGCCGACGATGTTCAACCGGCTGCTCCAGCTTCCCGACGACGTGCGCGAGAAGTACGACATCTCGTCGCTGCGCTCGATGGTCCATGCCGCGGCACCCTGTCCGGTGGAGACCAAGCGCCGGATGATCGAGTGGTGGGGCGACACCATCTGGGAGTACTACGCGGCGACCGAGGGTGGCGGTACCTACGTGGGCGCGGCCGAGTGGATGACCAAGCCAGGCACCGTCGGCAAGCCGTGGCCCGGGGCCGAGATCATCGTCGTCGACGAGGACGGCAACGACCTTCCGCCCTACGAGAGCGGCACCGTCTACATGAAGATGCCGGGCAACGCGTTCGAGTACAAGGGCGACAAGGAGAAGACCGAGAAGAGCCGTCTGCGGGGGTTCTTCACCGTCGGCGACATCGGCTATCTCGACGATGACGGCTGGCTGTTCCTCAACGACCGGGCCAACGACATGATCATCGCCGGCGGCGTCAACATCTACCCGGCCGAGATCGAGGGTGCCCTCGTGCAGCACGAGGCAGTCGGCGACGTCGCCGTGTTCGGCATTCCCAACGACGACACCGGAGAGGAGATCAAGGCGGTGATCGAGTTGCGCCCCGGGTGGGAGCCCAACGACGAGACCACGGCGGCGATCATGGACTGGCTCCGTGGTCAGATCGCCAAGCAGAAGCTGCCGCGCTCGATCGACTACACCACCGAGATGCCCCGCGATCCCAACGGCAAGCTCTACAAGCGCCGCCTGAAGGACCCCTACTGGGAAGGCCGCGAGGGCAACATCATCTGA
- a CDS encoding MarR family transcriptional regulator, whose amino-acid sequence MTDTNGTTPPTDESAPSTLGELERHVEPRHWSTVEVLVRIFRTGRQIEAWLADTLATEGLDTSEYAALSALWMHGEPHRLSAGEIADRLVQTTGGTTKTIRRLEDRGLVRRVADPSDGRRALIELTPIGLQAAQATLELVLDAFDLEIGDLDGAERSELGDRLARVSGELDERLRRR is encoded by the coding sequence GTGACCGACACGAACGGCACCACACCGCCGACCGACGAGTCCGCGCCGTCGACGTTGGGGGAGCTGGAGCGCCACGTCGAGCCCCGACACTGGTCGACGGTCGAGGTACTGGTGAGGATCTTCCGGACCGGCCGTCAGATCGAGGCGTGGCTGGCCGACACCCTGGCGACCGAAGGCCTCGACACGTCCGAGTACGCCGCCTTGAGCGCACTCTGGATGCACGGCGAGCCCCATCGCCTGTCGGCAGGCGAGATCGCCGACCGACTGGTGCAGACCACCGGCGGCACGACGAAGACGATCCGTCGGCTCGAGGACCGGGGGCTCGTCCGCCGGGTCGCGGATCCCTCCGACGGGCGGCGAGCGTTGATCGAGCTGACGCCCATCGGCCTCCAAGCGGCCCAGGCGACCCTCGAGCTGGTGCTCGACGCGTTCGATCTCGAGATCGGCGACCTCGACGGCGCGGAACGCTCGGAGCTCGGGGACCGACTCGCCCGGGTCAGCGGCGAGCTCGACGAGCGGCTGCGGCGGCGCTGA
- a CDS encoding UvrD-helicase domain-containing protein yields the protein MSDPQLPLFGPDTIEQPVDQADRDRIVAERTSTLFVEAGAGSGKTRALVDRVEALVLIDRVPMESIAAITFTEKAAAELRDRIRQRFEQTASTTEDPEVAALAHQALDQLDGAAVGTLHAFAQRILNEHPVEAGLPPGVEVLDEIGSQVEFESHWLQFLDELLDDTDMGRSILALEAARVRLDSLRQLALQMTDNWDLVEERLALDAPEPAPFDIDALLARFDEVLELRHHCTNDDDKLLPWFATVHERRTRLADAADDEIDAMALAADLGEKGTLTIKPGGAGAAANWTVDVKDVRHAVRGLGSDCDAAVRAVTTGALTHIAGRLGRFVLAMAAERRQTGRLEFHDLLVQARRLLRSTAHGAEVRASLRVRYARLLLDEFQDTDPIQVELAALIAATDTEVVERRWDELTVEPGRLFFVGDPKQSIYRFRRADISVYLAARDRFPDGPRLTVNFRTVAPVIAWINDVFGELITFVPESQPDYAPLTAFRREPPPSGPGVALLGTTAADTALSADELRERETRDIAATIADALHGADPWSVHDDDVGWRPARPSDVCILLPARTSLAFLERALDHARIPYRAETSSLVYATREVRELMLALRAVADPTDELATVASLRSFVYGCGDDDLAHWRLGLGGRFSLRHDLPEGAGSHPVADGLRHLAQLHQQRLWSNPAELLDRLVRERGVLETAVATRAPRDVWRRLRFVIDQARAWTDAGGRDLRAYLEWARLQGADNARVSETVLPETDDDSVRIMTIHGAKGLEFPITVLGGMTTQLSKPPMGPSIAFPNGGPPIVRLSGTVTSEGYDDWKPIDDQMDDHERVRLLYVAATRARDHLVVSLHRNAKGKPTSASLLAAPGLASAAGIEWTPHPARVPAISRPTPQPLPARPDWTAERTASLARASARTVIAATTLAREAAPPPRPVPAAPGDPGVDPSDPGPVPGLLPLDPGLDKRPRDLDLPPWQKGRYGTAVGRAVHGVLQVVDLADGSGLDDAARAQAAAEGVANRTDIVARLAQAGVDSSVARAAARSEHWRELWVAAPIGTFLIEGYVDLLYRTAEGLVVVDWKTDRIDGDDDVAVKLERYRLQGASYAAAVEAATGEPVIRVVFAFLREDGATEAELPDLRDAIAEVHARAAELADASARNADASI from the coding sequence GTGAGCGATCCCCAACTCCCGCTCTTCGGACCCGACACCATCGAACAACCCGTCGACCAGGCCGACCGCGATCGCATCGTCGCCGAGCGGACCTCGACCCTTTTCGTGGAGGCCGGCGCCGGGTCCGGCAAGACCCGTGCCCTCGTCGACCGTGTCGAAGCGCTCGTGCTGATCGACCGTGTCCCGATGGAGTCCATCGCCGCCATCACCTTCACCGAGAAGGCGGCGGCCGAGCTGCGCGACCGCATCCGCCAACGGTTCGAGCAGACGGCGTCGACGACGGAGGATCCCGAGGTCGCGGCGCTCGCGCACCAGGCCCTCGACCAACTCGACGGGGCCGCCGTCGGCACGCTGCACGCCTTCGCCCAGCGCATCCTCAACGAGCACCCCGTCGAGGCCGGACTCCCGCCCGGGGTCGAGGTGCTCGACGAGATCGGGTCCCAGGTCGAGTTCGAGTCGCACTGGCTCCAGTTCCTCGACGAACTGCTGGACGACACCGACATGGGTCGGTCGATCCTGGCGCTCGAGGCTGCCCGCGTCCGTCTCGATTCGTTGCGCCAGCTCGCCCTGCAGATGACCGACAACTGGGATCTCGTCGAAGAACGGCTGGCGCTCGACGCCCCCGAACCGGCGCCGTTCGACATCGACGCACTCCTGGCCCGTTTCGACGAGGTCCTCGAGCTCCGCCATCACTGCACGAACGACGACGACAAGCTCCTCCCCTGGTTCGCGACGGTGCACGAGCGACGTACCCGCTTGGCCGACGCCGCCGACGACGAGATCGACGCGATGGCGCTCGCCGCCGATCTCGGCGAGAAGGGCACCCTCACGATCAAACCGGGTGGCGCCGGCGCCGCCGCGAACTGGACGGTCGACGTGAAAGACGTCCGCCACGCGGTACGCGGTCTGGGCAGCGATTGCGACGCGGCAGTCCGCGCCGTCACCACCGGAGCTCTCACCCACATCGCCGGCCGGCTCGGTCGCTTCGTGCTCGCGATGGCCGCCGAGCGCCGCCAGACCGGACGGCTCGAGTTCCACGACCTTCTCGTCCAGGCCCGGCGGTTGCTTCGCTCGACCGCCCACGGTGCCGAGGTCCGGGCGTCGTTGCGGGTGCGCTACGCCCGGCTCCTGCTCGACGAGTTCCAGGACACCGATCCGATTCAGGTCGAACTCGCCGCCCTGATCGCGGCCACCGACACCGAGGTGGTCGAACGGCGCTGGGACGAGCTCACCGTCGAACCCGGCCGGCTCTTCTTCGTCGGCGATCCGAAACAGTCGATCTATCGGTTCCGGCGAGCCGACATCAGCGTGTATCTCGCGGCCCGCGATCGGTTCCCCGACGGACCCCGCCTCACGGTCAACTTCCGGACCGTGGCACCGGTCATCGCCTGGATCAACGACGTGTTCGGCGAGCTGATCACCTTCGTCCCCGAGAGCCAACCCGACTACGCGCCGCTCACCGCGTTTCGCCGCGAACCCCCACCGTCGGGTCCCGGTGTCGCACTCCTCGGCACGACCGCCGCCGACACTGCGCTGTCAGCCGACGAACTCCGTGAACGAGAGACCCGCGACATCGCGGCGACGATCGCCGATGCCCTCCATGGTGCCGACCCGTGGAGCGTCCACGACGACGACGTGGGATGGCGTCCGGCCCGACCGAGCGACGTGTGCATCCTCCTTCCCGCCCGCACGAGCCTCGCCTTCCTCGAACGGGCCCTCGACCACGCCCGCATCCCGTACCGGGCCGAGACGAGTTCGTTGGTCTACGCCACCCGAGAGGTCCGCGAACTCATGCTCGCGCTGCGCGCCGTCGCCGACCCGACCGATGAGCTGGCGACCGTCGCGTCCCTGCGATCGTTCGTCTACGGATGCGGCGACGACGACCTCGCGCACTGGCGTCTCGGGCTCGGAGGCCGATTCTCGTTGCGGCACGATCTTCCCGAAGGCGCCGGGAGCCACCCGGTCGCCGACGGACTGCGCCATCTCGCGCAACTGCACCAACAGCGACTGTGGTCCAACCCGGCCGAACTCCTCGACCGTCTCGTGCGAGAACGCGGTGTGCTCGAGACCGCCGTGGCGACCCGGGCACCCCGCGATGTCTGGCGGCGCCTCCGATTCGTGATCGACCAGGCCCGGGCCTGGACCGACGCCGGCGGTCGCGACCTGCGTGCCTATCTCGAGTGGGCTCGACTCCAGGGCGCCGACAATGCGCGTGTCTCAGAGACGGTGCTCCCCGAGACCGACGACGACAGCGTGCGGATCATGACCATCCACGGCGCGAAAGGTCTCGAGTTCCCGATCACCGTCCTCGGCGGGATGACCACCCAGCTGAGCAAGCCGCCGATGGGGCCATCCATCGCCTTTCCGAACGGCGGTCCCCCGATCGTACGGCTGTCGGGCACCGTCACGTCCGAGGGCTACGACGACTGGAAGCCGATCGACGACCAGATGGACGACCACGAACGGGTCCGGTTGCTCTACGTGGCCGCGACCAGAGCACGAGACCATCTCGTGGTCAGCCTCCACCGCAATGCGAAGGGCAAGCCGACGAGCGCCAGCCTGCTGGCCGCCCCCGGCCTCGCATCCGCCGCCGGCATCGAGTGGACACCCCACCCGGCCAGGGTGCCTGCGATCAGCCGACCCACCCCGCAGCCGCTCCCGGCGCGCCCCGACTGGACGGCCGAACGCACCGCGTCGCTCGCCCGGGCCTCGGCCCGGACGGTGATCGCGGCGACCACTCTCGCCCGGGAGGCTGCGCCACCACCCCGACCAGTGCCCGCCGCACCGGGCGATCCGGGAGTCGACCCGAGCGACCCCGGACCCGTCCCCGGTCTCCTCCCACTCGATCCGGGGCTCGACAAACGTCCACGCGATCTCGACCTTCCGCCATGGCAGAAGGGCCGCTACGGCACCGCCGTGGGACGAGCCGTCCACGGCGTGCTGCAGGTCGTCGACCTGGCCGACGGTTCCGGACTCGACGATGCCGCGCGGGCCCAGGCCGCCGCAGAGGGTGTGGCCAACCGCACCGACATCGTGGCCCGGCTCGCACAGGCCGGAGTCGATTCGAGCGTTGCGCGTGCCGCGGCACGAAGCGAGCACTGGCGTGAACTGTGGGTCGCCGCGCCGATCGGCACCTTCCTCATCGAGGGCTACGTCGATCTGCTCTATCGAACGGCCGAGGGCCTCGTGGTCGTGGACTGGAAGACCGACCGCATCGACGGCGACGACGATGTGGCAGTCAAGCTCGAGCGCTACCGCCTCCAGGGGGCCAGCTACGCGGCGGCGGTCGAGGCGGCCACGGGTGAGCCGGTGATCAGGGTGGTGTTCGCGTTCCTGCGCGAGGACGGCGCGACCGAAGCCGAGCTCCCCGACCTCCGCGACGCGATCGCGGAGGTCCACGCACGCGCCGCCGAGCTCGCCGACGCCTCGGCCCGCAACGCCGACGCGAGCATCTGA
- a CDS encoding cytochrome P450, translating to MTNDTDATTVDPDDIDFSNLDVFAERCPHDWFTYLRENAPVWKNKATPEAGDEPFWNVTSYELITEVHRSGTLFSHQTGPGRDGAGGISLTDLQAERGPGLQMVMTDPPKHTTYRKLVNSGFTPRMVRRLEDAFRLRTTALLDVVTPKGECDFVTSIAAELPLMAIAEIVGVPQEDRDKLLDWSNRTIGGADEEYQSKGPAPSAEAGTEGDFTDSESAMVEMAMYAHELTDRKRAEPADDLWTRLTEAVVTMEDGSRHELTELERDLFFTLLIIAGNETTRNAISKGMMAFFDHPDQWQRWLADPAGLADTMVDEVLRFTSPVNYFRRTATEDTVLGGVEIKAGDKVLLWYPSGNRDQAEFGPTADEFDIGRAPNHHMAFGAGGAHFCLGANLARLEIKIIFEELAKRCPDIHRTGPAQRLRMNLVDGIKHLPVAFTPSPALL from the coding sequence ATGACCAACGATACCGACGCGACCACTGTCGATCCCGACGACATCGACTTCAGCAACCTCGACGTGTTCGCCGAGCGGTGTCCCCACGACTGGTTCACCTATCTGCGCGAGAACGCGCCCGTCTGGAAGAACAAGGCGACCCCCGAGGCGGGCGACGAGCCGTTCTGGAACGTCACGTCGTACGAACTGATCACCGAGGTGCACCGCAGCGGCACGCTCTTCAGCCACCAGACCGGACCCGGCCGCGACGGCGCCGGGGGCATCTCCCTCACCGACCTGCAGGCTGAGCGCGGCCCCGGCCTGCAGATGGTGATGACCGACCCGCCGAAGCACACGACCTATCGCAAGCTGGTGAACAGCGGCTTCACGCCTCGCATGGTCCGCCGGCTCGAAGATGCGTTCCGGCTACGCACCACGGCCCTGCTCGACGTGGTCACCCCGAAGGGCGAGTGTGACTTCGTCACCTCGATCGCCGCCGAGCTGCCGCTCATGGCGATCGCCGAGATCGTCGGCGTTCCCCAGGAGGACCGCGACAAGCTGCTCGACTGGAGCAACCGGACCATCGGCGGTGCCGACGAGGAGTACCAGTCCAAGGGGCCCGCCCCCTCCGCCGAAGCCGGCACCGAGGGCGACTTCACCGACTCGGAGTCGGCGATGGTCGAGATGGCGATGTACGCCCACGAGCTGACCGACCGCAAGCGGGCGGAACCGGCCGACGACCTCTGGACCCGTCTCACCGAAGCCGTGGTCACCATGGAGGACGGCAGCCGTCACGAGCTCACCGAGCTCGAACGGGATCTCTTCTTCACGCTGCTGATCATCGCCGGCAACGAGACCACCCGGAACGCCATCTCCAAGGGGATGATGGCGTTCTTCGACCACCCCGACCAGTGGCAGCGTTGGCTCGCCGATCCCGCAGGGTTGGCCGACACCATGGTCGACGAGGTCCTGCGGTTCACGAGTCCCGTCAACTACTTCCGTCGCACGGCAACCGAGGACACCGTCCTCGGCGGGGTCGAGATCAAGGCCGGCGACAAGGTGCTGCTGTGGTACCCGTCGGGCAACCGCGACCAGGCCGAGTTCGGGCCGACCGCCGACGAGTTCGACATCGGCCGCGCGCCGAACCACCACATGGCGTTCGGAGCCGGTGGTGCCCACTTCTGCCTGGGCGCCAACCTCGCCCGCCTCGAGATCAAGATCATCTTCGAGGAGCTGGCGAAGCGCTGCCCCGACATCCACCGGACGGGGCCGGCGCAGCGGCTGCGCATGAACCTGGTCGACGGGATCAAGCACCTCCCGGTCGCCTTCACTCCGAGCCCAGCCCTCCTCTGA